The Elaeis guineensis isolate ETL-2024a chromosome 13, EG11, whole genome shotgun sequence genome includes a region encoding these proteins:
- the LOC140853407 gene encoding uncharacterized protein, giving the protein MALSLTMLLTSPRTRPHPHSWRNRRGKGHVRSLSVTCKAKDAESGESGGIELAAAVGGLVANPVIGASLYVLRTTGCGLPPGPGGSIGAAEGVSYLVVGGIVAWSLYTKVRTGSGLPAGRYGLLGAVEGLSYLTVLAIVVVFGLQFLDKGSLPGPLPGDQCFG; this is encoded by the coding sequence ATGGCGTTGTCTCTAACAATGCTGCTGACCTCGCCCAGGACTCGACCACACCCTCATAGCTGGAGGAATCGGAGGGGAAAAGGTCACGTGCGGAGTTTATCGGTCACGTGCAAGGCGAAGGACGCGGAGAGCGGCGAGAGCGGAGGGATAGAGCTGGCGGCGGCGGTGGGGGGCCTGGTGGCGAACCCAGTGATCGGAGCGTCTCTGTACGTGCTGAGGACGACCGGTTGCGGCCTCCCTCCGGGTCCCGGGGGGTCGATCGGGGCGGCGGAGGGGGTGAGCTACCTGGTGGTGGGCGGCATCGTGGCGTGGTCTCTCTACACCAAAGTCCGGACGGGGTCCGGCCTCCCGGCGGGGCGCTACGGCTTGCTCGGGGCCGTGGAGGGCCTCTCCTACCTCACCGTTCTTGCCATCGTGGTGGTGTTCGGTCTCCAGTTCCTTGACAAAGGTTCCCTCCCCGGCCCACTCCCTGGCGACCAGTGCTTTGGTTAA